The DNA window GAAACTGGTAAGTAAtgattaaataataattttcccACAATATACTCATACTTTGCGTTTTTCTCTTAGCTGAGACTTCTACTGAAAACTCGGGAGAAACTGCAGCTGTGGCAAatggtgatgctgctgcagaAAAGGCCAGCGATGAAAAGGCATCTGAGGAGAAGAAACCCTCGGAGACCAATGATGAAGAAGATGAGGACGGTCCTTCGCCCAACAAGCGACCCAAGACCGATGGAGATTCGGAAAAAGCGGAATCCGAGAAGGATAAGGACAGGACGCAGACGACCGAAGATGAGTATGAGGATGTCGTGCCCGAGCCAAGGGATACAGTTGCTCTGCTGGAAGGCTATGTATTGATCGGTTTAGTACCTGTCGAAAAGCTGGTTTCCGGTCCCCAACGCGTCGGATCCCGCAAGGAATGTGAAGTTATTTTGCTGGTTGGCTTGCCAGGGGCCGGAAAGACCCATTGGGCCCATAAGCATGTGGCTGAGAACGCCGACAAGCGTTACGAGTTGATTGGACCCGACGCATTTATTTCAAAGATGACGGTAAGTTGGTTGTTAAATGAAGCTATGTGCTGAAGATATACTATACTGACCTTAATAATTTCAGATCGATGGCGCCTCCCGGAAGACTGTGCACAAAGGTCGATGGGACAAGGTGTACGAGATATGCTTAAACAGTTTGGCAGCTCTGGAAGATATTGCCATGAAGCGGCGTCGAAATTTCATACTTGATCAGgtaaaacataaacaaatgaCTTACATACACCCGAAACAAAACACCAGTCCACAAACACACAAGATTACACTATGAACGAACGATaaccaaacacaaaacaaacgaaacaaGCGAGAATTATACGTTGATGATGACTTTGGCGCCCACCCAACACACTGGGGCTCAGATCCCCTCGGGATTGAGGGCGTTCTACTGGCAGGGCACAACTATATTGttgtacaaatttattttattgtacaTTTGAGTatgaagtttttttttttgctcattGCTCTAACTATAGAGATCCCAAGTGCCCCCAGTGGGGCACCAACTTGGCATGCAGGTATGTCCTAATTGTAAGTCGATCCGATAATTAGAGTGCTTAAGTTTGAGGCAGTAAGTATCTATGGAATTCCCATTAGGTTAAGTTTAACGTGCAGGTGCAACAGTTGACGGGGCAGTTAAGAGGGCATTGTAAGAAAAGTGGGGAAGGAAGTGGATATGGAAATGGCATTGGAGAAAGATGAGTGAgtgaaatggaatggaatggagtgAAGTAATGGAAAGtaaaggaggaggaggagcgaGCGGCATGGAAGCCACTGTAAGTAGACAAACACAAATCCGATCGACGAGTCGTTCGCCTACAATCTAATCACATATACGTATTAGTACCTACTATCTCTactctatctctctctctaaATGCCAACTATTctcatatatatgtatgtgtatctACAGAGAGCTATGCGATGCTTCATCCTACAGCCAGCAGCACAGCCAACCGCGACTACTTTTCTCTCCCCCCCTCTAGTACATTACATGTTATCCTTATGCAAAGTATTAAGTCAACTGTTGTTAGATGTGGTCGCCGGGTTAACCCGCGTCCCCTAGGTATTATGTTGGTGTGCGCACCGCTTCCATCGTAAGGCCCCTCCCTTGCGGAGTGCGGGCAGTGGAAAGTGTGTGTGCAACACACCGTGCAACAGGTATGTGTTAGTTTGTAAGCGCAGAAACCGAGCTCTATGCGAGTGCGGGTTCGACAGGATCCTATGCGGACTGGGTCCTGCAACTGTCGCCTGGCCAAGCGGGCCGTATCATCAACGTGTTTCTCAAGGGGCTTGCTATCCGTTCGACGACTATCccaacaacaaccaaaccAATTTCCAACCAAACAACAACTGGCAGACAATATCTGAACCCAATTCAACCAAacaccaaccaaccaaccaaccgatCAACTGTATTCTTGTAGACCAATGTGTATGCCTCGGCCCAGCGACGTAAAATGAAGGGTTTTAACGACTTCAAGCGAATTGCGGTCGTTTGCATACCCAGCGAGGATGAATTGAAACGTCGCATCGCcgaaaaagaggaaaagggAAATGCTTTTACAGTTAAAGAATcaacaattaataatttacGAGGTAAATATTGTCCACCACACCAAAGCAACGaattgaaaaaacaaaaaatatatatccagAATAATGTACGATCGTATAACTACTTATGTTCTACCTATCTAAATAAGGAGACATTCTtgttaaaatgaaaaacagtATAAAAACTTATGTAACGTATTTAGTTTGTAAGCAGCTGCACTTTATGTATCTATACGTAATTGTAACTGTAAGCCCTTAAAAATATctcataatttaattactatTATTGCCATTATTCGTTAACATTAATTCTATAACAACCCACTTGGCAACTGGAAcgtataaattttaaaatttaatcacAATCACAATTTAATCCTACCTGATGAAATCGCATttcttgaaaaaaaaaaaaaaaaaaaaactaaacttatACGTCCGGTTGCCGAAGTTGACCCCTCCTGTTCCCTGATGCTCCATCTACAATAACTCCTAATTTGTAATGATAATGAGCGATTTTAGCACTTGTGCAGCCTTACTGATGATGTACACGCAATCTTTTTCCAGCCAACTTCACACTTCCCTCGCTGGAGTTTGGCTGGTTCGATGACATAAACTACACGGAGCTGACTGGAGACGAGGCCAAGAGCGAGGTCAAGAAGTACAACGAGAAGGGCAAGAAGGCCATTGACGCGGAGAGGTCGCGGGACAAACGATCCCGAGGAGGTCGCGACAACTATCGTCGTGATGACCGGAACCGGAATCGGTACAATGATGACCGACGTCGTGATTATGGCGGCCAGCGGCACGAAAGCCGATGGAGCGACTCCCGCCGgggaggcggcggtggcggctaCTCCAGCAATagtggtggcggcggtggaggcggcAGTCGTGGCTACGACAATCGCCGCAGCTACAACAGCGGCAGCGGTGGCCAGCAGAATTGGGCGCAGAACAGTCGCAGAAGCGGCTATGACGATCGCGGCtatggtggcggtggcggtggaaGCGGCAGTCGTGGCTACGACAATCGCAACCGTGGATACGCTGGCGGCAGCGGTggtggcggaggcggaggcggcggcggtggtggcggtcAGCAAAACTGGATGCAGAACAATCGCAGAAGTGGATATGACGATCGCGGCTACGGAAGCTCGCGAGACTATCGCGACCGAGACCGCGGCAACGAGCGCAGTCGAATGGGCAGTAACGACCGGAACAGGGGCAGCAGCCAGAGCAGCTATCGCTCGGGAGGTGGTGCTCATCAACAACGGGATTTTCGGCCTGGCCACCGCGACACCAAAGAAGATAGTCGCGGTGGCTATGAGCGGTCAGCTGGTCAATCGCTACCCAAGTATGGCAATAACACCGCTGTAGGCGGTGGCTACGATCAGTACAAGCAACAAGGTGGAGCGCCTGGCGGAGGCAAGGTACGTGTGGGGCGCAAATCATCGACGCTTGACATTTTGGCTAACCGAAATCTCTACTTTAGGCCTCCCTTAGCGGCAAGTGGAGTACGTACAGccagcaccatcagcagcagcaggcgccgCAGCATCAACAAACGGGCGTCTGGCAGACTCAGCAGCAGTCACAACAGTACCAACAACCTCAGCAAGCAGCGGCGGGTCAGCAACAATACTGGGCCTATAACCAAATGCAGGGTATGTAACGCAGAGTTCGACTGCTCAGCGCTATAACTATAAGTGCTCGCTCTTTGGTCTTCCAGCAGGTTATGGCAACCAACAGGCGTGGCAGAGTGCCgatccgcagcagcaacaacagtggATGTCCTGGTGGCAGGTAAGCAAGAGAGGAGTCTGGTGTAACCACAATACTAATGGCATCGTTTCTTTAACAAtaatagcagcagcagcagggtTCTGGCGGAGCAGCGGCCGGCAATGGCAGTGGCGGATCAGGCGTTAATGTGGGAGGCGCTGCTGGTAACAATGATGGCGGTGCCGCCAATCATTACTGGTCTCAATATTCGTACTCCACGCAGTCCAATGCGGGTGCCGACAAGAAATAGAAGATGTAGAAAGCACTATGCAACCGTGTTCCACCACCATCAGCCCAGACCCCTCTACGTTGTCGCGAAAGGAGTAAAACACAAATCTGAACTAATCTTTATATAATAGTTTTAAAAGATTAACAAAAACcgtaaaacaaaattaatttagtttagcCAGTTTGGGCTAGTCGAAACCAAACAATTACGAGGGCTAAACCCTCAGTCAAAATTCTTACCTAACCCACAGATGGATTGTGTACCATTAAGAAGActatttcatttgaaattgaaCCTGAATGtttcgcttttcattttccacacaaaaaaaaagaagcattTTCTATATGACAGTGAcaaagcaattaaatgaaacACGGTCTTTACTCTGGCACTACGTATCTAGGCAGTACAACTTGTTTTAACGTTTATTACgattattgttttattttttacaatcAACGCAAACAATTGAAGGAAAGCATTAGAGAAGAAACATTAACGAATAAAGCTATAcattgaaaacatttatttgatCGACTTTATTTTTGGGTGAAAGGATCAATAATTTAAACTGAAAAGACGCAGCtaagtttacattttaaattaggCACCATTTCTTAAAATTTCCAAAGAAATACTTGGTATTTTAATGTTGAAAATTATAAAGTATtagaatacattttattaaactaAAGCTGAACATAAGCTTTTccttaaagtattttttaaatatatttaaatcatAGATGCTAGTTATCATAACAGTTAGTTTGAATTAGATTTTgcttaatataaatttatgtttataagCAATAAATAGCATTAATTAGAATTCAAATATAAAGAAGAGCATATTTGTGGCTATTTGATATTTATGAGTGATccactaaataaataattgctaggataatttttttatatattggAGTTCCTACCGGTGCGGTATTGTGGGATTTCCCGCCCACAGGCACACTGCAACCTGGTCACACTGGTGCGCTAGCTGGCAGAAATTCGTAGAATTATTTTTCGTTTCCCTGTAACTTTCTTGTCGTATGTTGcttttgaaatcaaattaaaccATTTTTGCCACTAAAATCCGAGACCACATTCAGATACAGCTGTAAGTTCAGATTacgtgtgtctgtgtgaacCGCAAGACGCAGCAATCCGCCCACTTTTGCCTTTGCCCTTTGTTCCGAGTTCCACTGATTTACATACTTTCGCCGCCGCCTCGCCAAGCATAGGTAATTATGGATACGGAAAAGTCTAGCAGCAGCTCCTTCGAGGATCTGACCAACGCCGAGGACACCAAGGACATTCGCAAGGTGGCAGCTGAGGAGGCGGCCGCCGGTGATGGGGCTGCCCCAGCATCTGTTTCTGGAGACGAGCCGAAGACGGCGGAGGAGGATGCTGAGGAGGAATGTGATATACTGGGCAACAAGCAGCTGATTAAGCGCACCATCAAGAAGGCGCCGCAGGATTCGCTCAGGCGTCCGATTCGTGGCGAACTTGTTACCGTGAATTTCACTGGGAAACTGGACAACGGCACGGTAGTCGAGAAGGAGATAAACTTCCAGTGTCACGTTGGTGACTACGAGGTGGTCCAGGGATTGGACATGGTTTTGCCCATGCTGCAGGTCGGCGAAGTGGCCCAAGTCAGCGTGGATCCCCGCTTCGGCTACGGCTCCCTAGGACTGAAAAAAGACGGTGAATCCACATACCTGGTTCCACCTGATTCGCATGTAAGTTTAGACTTTAATTTCAATAAGAACTcgttaaatatttcatttttccagCTTACCTACGAAATAGAGCTTTTGGATACCAAATACGAAGACTTTGCGGACCTCAAGAGCTTTGAAATACTGCGCAAATATGGGTATGTTACATTGCATTGTTTCGCGGttcttaataaataattcatcTTTTCAGTACGCGCAAGAAAGAACGTGCCAATTTCTTCTACAAGCGCTCGGAGTTCACCACCGCCATCCACCTGTACAGACGTGCTCTGGACTTTCTGGACAATCGGGATGGGGATCCCGAGGCCGAGTTCGACAAGGAGGATTTGGAGCTGTCGAACAGCGACACGCAGACCCTGTTGGAGGATCGGTTGATTGTTTACAATAACCTGGCAATGACTCAAATCAAGATTGCCGCCTTTGACGCAGCTCTGCAGTCTGTAGAGCATGTGCTGCGGTGCCAGCCAAATAACTCCAAAGCCTTGTACCGCAAAGGCAGAGTAAGTTGTTGGCTCTGCAGCAGAGTTTTCCGTTTACTAAATGACCTATTACCCTGCAGATACTGGAGGGCAAAGCAGACACCCAGGGCGCCATTAAGCTACTGCAAAAGGTGGCCACTCTCGAACCTGACAATCGAGCTGTTCAATCGGACTTGGCCAGACTTTTCATCAAGGCTCGTCGCGAGGAACACAACGAAAAGGAAATGTATCAGAAGATGCTGGGCCAGGCCAAGAAAATGGAGCAGAAGACTGCCACCAGACAAAAGCAGCCTCTTGTAGACAACTCCAAGGTGACTAAACTAAATTGGTGTTTAAAAACGATGTGTTAAGCCGTATATTTCTTTTCAGCTGAAGCTACTTGGCTATCTCATGGGTTCAATATTAATTGGAGTAGCTGGCGTCGCTATTTATCGTTACAAGTACTAAGGACAAGCATTGCACACGAACTACTGGTTACTTTAAgcaattgaaatgcattttttaagtATATATAGAAGGCAAAATTATGAATGTTGGAAAGCCGCAGTTGCTTATTATAATGATATGGCTCTTGTTGTACATTTAATGCTATGCACACTTCACAATAGTATGTATCTTTCAAATAGTATGGTTTTGGATATCGTACATATAATGTTAAAGCTTAAGTTTAATCAACTACATTCTATCAGACATGTACCGGGAATCGTTcaaataaacacaattttctCATCATTGTGTTTCATACAgttctgaaataaaataaaccaacaCAATCGAAATCAGGCCATATTTATGAACTTGCCATAAGGCTCGAAAGCTTTTGAAAGACCACATGAACGTAATGATTCTGATAAGCAACACTGATAAGAACTCCTTAatattctgttttttcttCGTTACTtaaataatgcattttttttttaactaaaaCACGCTCTAATCTGAAAGGCAAACGAACTGTTGTAAAAACACATCGGAACATCCGTTCAAGAGATATGATTTCCCTCTATCGCGACTTAGAATGATTAAATGATGGTGCGAATTTAAATGTGCTGATTCATTGTTTGCGTATGGCCATCGACATGACAATGGGTATTCTTGGGTCTGCCAAGGCTGTATCTATGGGGGGTCGTGGAGGTAATGCAGCCGTCTTAGAATACGAACTTATCAAGACATCAACAATTGTTGAATCTCAGTACGAGCACTTCgtcaacaataataactaaATAACAGCAGTAATATCAAAGCTTGATTTACCACACGTTATCAGTTCGCTATCCTAATAGCACACCGTGTTATCCATTCGATCCCAGACGGCcgatttatttactttgtttatgtttataagTAATGCTCATAAATTCATTCATTTGAGACAAAACACTTTTATTGGggttataaatatacaaattcaTAAACTTCCGGTCGAGGAAAAAATACATGTGATGTGAGTAACTTAAGCCTTCGATGCGATTTCTAGGGCCTGCTCCAGATCCTTGATCAAATCCTCGGCATCCTCCAGACCAACAGACAAGCGAACTAGGCCGTCAGTGATTCCCAAAGTTTTCCTGTCCTCCGCCGGCACCGAAGCATGCGTCATAATAGACGGCAACTCGGCCAGACTCTCGTAGCCGCCCAGGCTCTCCGCCAGGGTGAACACCTTGAGGGCCTTAAGGAACGCCGAGGAGTGCTTCAGCTCACCCTTGATGTAGAAGGAGAACACGCCACTGTATCCGTAGGTCTGCTTGAGGGCGATCTTGTGCTGCGGATGGGAGGGCAAAGAGGGATGCAGCACCTTCTCCACGAACGAATGGGCCTCAAGGTACTTGGCAATCTTCAGAGCATTCTTCTGGTGCTGTTCCATGCGCAGTGAGAGGGTCTTCAGACTCCTGTTGACCTGGTAGCAGTCGAATGGAGATGGCACAATGCCAACGGCGTTCTGCAGGAACTTCAGGCTATTGTAGAGCTTCTCGGAGTTCATGGTGATGCCACCCATGACCACATCCGTGTGACCGTTCATGTACTTAGTCAGGGAGTAGCAGACCAGATCGGCGCCCAGCTCCAGGGGTCGCTGGAAGTAAGAGGTCAAGAAGGTGTTGTCGACGGCCAGGATGAGATCCTCGCGGACTCCATGGACCAGCTGCGCAATAGCCTCGATGTCGGCCACCTTAACCAGCGGATTAGTTGGCGACTCGATCCACACCAACTTGGTCTCCGGCTTGATGGAGCTCTTAATTAGATCCAAATTCGTGGGATCCACAAAGGATGCTGAGATTCCCAGGCGAGTGGCAACCTGACGGATCAAGCGGTTGGTTCCTCCGTACACATCGTCGCCCATAATGATGTGATCGCCGCTGCTCAGCATGGTCAGCACAGCGGTGGTGGCTCCCAGTCCCGACGAGAAGGTCAGCCCGTATTTGGCATTATCCAAGGCGGCGAAACAGGTCTCCAGCACGTTCCTAGTGGGATTGCCACTGCGGGAGTACTCATAGCCCCTGTGCTCGCCCGGA is part of the Drosophila yakuba strain Tai18E2 chromosome 2R, Prin_Dyak_Tai18E2_2.1, whole genome shotgun sequence genome and encodes:
- the LOC6531055 gene encoding heterogeneous nuclear ribonucleoprotein U isoform X3, with amino-acid sequence MDVAKLEKMKVVDLRNELQSRGLDTKGVKAVLVERLRAYVEGGAGDGENAPVTPSRRQRRTRSMSRSPSPVQAAPVAAEPVLDTLEEEEQAEEKSEPEREPAAEPEPEQSESEEAAEPAAATEDTTASQAVNEESQPEAEKSDEKSERDDKEEEKEEAVEEEVPAAVPQNEVADEPMEEDHDSAPVEQEPTQTDEPAEEKPAESTVAEHQSNGDSQKMDVDEEDAAAPKAEEETETAAKPEDQPQERRKRSHSRSKSRSRSGSRSPKQRSSVGDKRDSKAAAEERTVPEDEPTIEENKVGLSWFDSDLHLRIDPTTFASAKPLTSEIYSLIWSGARANYGVREGKVCFEVRLSEESLPENSNYFRDEPNVRGFRVGFSMPQSSLLLGEAEHSFGYCETGRKATQSEFTDYGKPYQLDDVIGCYLDLESEPCTINYTLNGDDLGVAFEFEKSILGEEGALFPHIVTKGYEYSVNFSDTEQLLVNAERPTRKRRKPRKDEDKDKDDDKDDNDGEKWKVLDEATADDDEVEKKDEDGKASSEKDEEEVEDPEKAKEIESAPKAESEAETKVEAPADAAKPETEATESSETAETSTENSGETAAVANGDAAAEKASDEKASEEKKPSETNDEEDEDGPSPNKRPKTDGDSEKAESEKDKDRTQTTEDEYEDVVPEPRDTVALLEGYVLIGLVPVEKLVSGPQRVGSRKECEVILLVGLPGAGKTHWAHKHVAENADKRYELIGPDAFISKMTIDGASRKTVHKGRWDKVYEICLNSLAALEDIAMKRRRNFILDQTNVYASAQRRKMKGFNDFKRIAVVCIPSEDELKRRIAEKEEKGNAFTVKESTINNLRANFTLPSLEFGWFDDINYTELTGDEAKSEVKKYNEKGKKAIDAERSRDKRSRGGRDNYRRDDRNRNRYNDDRRRDYGGQRHESRWSDSRRGGGGGGYSSNSGGGGGGGSRGYDNRRSYNSGSGGQQNWAQNSRRSGYDDRGYGGGGGGSGSRGYDNRNRGYAGGSGGGGGGGGGGGGGQQNWMQNNRRSGYDDRGYGSSRDYRDRDRGNERSRMGSNDRNRGSSQSSYRSGGGAHQQRDFRPGHRDTKEDSRGGYERSAGQSLPKYGNNTAVGGGYDQYKQQGGAPGGGKASLSGKWSTYSQHHQQQQAPQHQQTGVWQTQQQSQQYQQPQQAAAGQQQYWAYNQMQAGYGNQQAWQSADPQQQQQWMSWWQQQQGSGGAAAGNGSGGSGVNVGGAAGNNDGGAANHYWSQYSYSTQSNAGADKK
- the LOC6531055 gene encoding heterogeneous nuclear ribonucleoprotein U isoform X1 codes for the protein MDVAKLEKMKVVDLRNELQSRGLDTKGVKAVLVERLRAYVEGGAGDGENAPVTPSRRQRRTRSMSRSPSPVQAAPVAAEPVLDTLEEEEQAEEKSEPEREPAAEPEPEQSESEEAAEPAAATEDTTASQAVNEESQPEAEKSDEKSERDDKEEEKEEAVEEEVPAAVPQNEVADEPMEEDHDSAPVEQEPTQTDEPAEEKPAESTVAEHQSNGDSQKMDVDEEDAAAPKAEEETETAAKPEDQPQERRKRSHSRSKSRSRSGSRSPKQRSSVGDKRDSKAAAEERTVPEDEPTIEENKVGLSWFDSDLHLRIDPTTFASAKPLTSEIYSLIWSGARANYGVREGKVCFEVRLSEESLPENSNYFRDEPNVRGFRVGFSMPQSSLLLGEAEHSFGYCETGRKATQSEFTDYGKPYQLDDVIGCYLDLESEPCTINYTLNGDDLGVAFEFEKSILGEEGALFPHIVTKGYEYSVNFSDTEQLLVNAERPTRKRRKPRKDEDKDKDDDKDDNDGEKWKVLDEATADDDEVEKKDEDGKASSEKDEEEVEDPEKAKEIESAPKAESEAETKVEAPADAAKPETEATESSETAETSTENSGETAAVANGDAAAEKASDEKASEEKKPSETNDEEDEDGPSPNKRPKTDGDSEKAESEKDKDRTQTTEDEYEDVVPEPRDTVALLEGYVLIGLVPVEKLVSGPQRVGSRKECEVILLVGLPGAGKTHWAHKHVAENADKRYELIGPDAFISKMTIDGASRKTVHKGRWDKVYEICLNSLAALEDIAMKRRRNFILDQTNVYASAQRRKMKGFNDFKRIAVVCIPSEDELKRRIAEKEEKGNAFTVKESTINNLRANFTLPSLEFGWFDDINYTELTGDEAKSEVKKYNEKGKKAIDAERSRDKRSRGGRDNYRRDDRNRNRYNDDRRRDYGGQRHESRWSDSRRGGGGGGYSSNSGGGGGGGSRGYDNRRSYNSGSGGQQNWAQNSRRSGYDDRGYGGGGGGSGSRGYDNRNRGYAGGSGGGGGGGGGGGGGQQNWMQNNRRSGYDDRGYGSSRDYRDRDRGNERSRMGSNDRNRGSSQSSYRSGGGAHQQRDFRPGHRDTKEDSRGGYERSAGQSLPKYGNNTAVGGGYDQYKQQGGAPGGGKASLSGKWSTYSQHHQQQQAPQHQQTGVWQTQQQSQQYQQPQQAAAGQQQYWAYNQMQAGYGNQQAWQSADPQQQQQWMSWWQQQQQGSGGAAAGNGSGGSGVNVGGAAGNNDGGAANHYWSQYSYSTQSNAGADKK
- the LOC6531055 gene encoding heterogeneous nuclear ribonucleoprotein U isoform X2 gives rise to the protein MDVAKLEKMKVVDLRNELQSRGLDTKGVKAVLVERLRAYVEGGAGDGENAPVTPSRRQRRTRSMSRSPSPVQAAPVAAEPVLDTLEEEEQAEEKSEPEREPAAEPEPEQSESEEAAEPAAATEDTTASQAVNEESQPEAEKSDEKSERDDKEEEKEEAVEEEVPAAVPQNEVADEPMEEDHDSAPVEQEPTQTDEPAEEKPAESTVAEHQSNGDSQKMDVDEEDAAAPKAEEETETAAKPEDQPQERRKRSHSRSKSRSRSGSRSPKQRSSVGDKRDSKAAAEERTVPEDEPTIEENKVGLSWFDSDLHLRIDPTTFASAKPLTSEIYSLIWSGARANYGVREGKVCFEVRLSEESLPENSNYFRDEPNVRGFRVGFSMPQSSLLLGEAEHSFGYCETGRKATQSEFTDYGKPYQLDDVIGCYLDLESEPCTINYTLNGDDLGVAFEFEKSILGEEGALFPHIVTKGYEYSVNFSDTEQLLVNAERPTRKRRKPRKDEDKDKDDDKDDNDGEKWKVLDEATADDDEVEKKDEDGKASSEKDEEEVEDPEKAKEIESAPKAESEAETKVEAPADAAKPETEATESSETAETSTENSGETAAVANGDAAAEKASDEKASEEKKPSETNDEEDEDGPSPNKRPKTDGDSEKAESEKDKDRTQTTEDEYEDVVPEPRDTVALLEGYVLIGLVPVEKLVSGPQRVGSRKECEVILLVGLPGAGKTHWAHKHVAENADKRYELIGPDAFISKMTIDGASRKTVHKGRWDKVYEICLNSLAALEDIAMKRRRNFILDQTNVYASAQRRKMKGFNDFKRIAVVCIPSEDELKRRIAEKEEKGNAFTVKESTINNLRANFTLPSLEFGWFDDINYTELTGDEAKSEVKKYNEKGKKAIDAERSRDKRSRGGRDNYRRDDRNRNRYNDDRRRDYGGQRHESRWSDSRRGGGGGGYSSNSGGGGGGGSRGYDNRRSYNSGSGGQQNWAQNSRRSGYDDRGYGGGGGGSGSRGYDNRNRGYAGGSGGGGGGGGGGGGGQQNWMQNNRRSGYDDRGYGSSRDYRDRDRGNERSRMGSNDRNRGSSQSSYRSGGGAHQQRDFRPGHRDTKEDSRGGYERSAGQSLPKYGNNTAVGGGYDQYKQQGGAPGGGKASLSGKWSTYSQHHQQQQAPQHQQTGVWQTQQQSQQYQQPQQAAAGQQQYWAYNQMQGYGNQQAWQSADPQQQQQWMSWWQQQQQGSGGAAAGNGSGGSGVNVGGAAGNNDGGAANHYWSQYSYSTQSNAGADKK
- the LOC6531057 gene encoding cystathionine gamma-lyase yields the protein MSYRVQPSGFATKSIHSGQSPEQWKSAAVIPPISLSTTFKQDAPGEHRGYEYSRSGNPTRNVLETCFAALDNAKYGLTFSSGLGATTAVLTMLSSGDHIIMGDDVYGGTNRLIRQVATRLGISASFVDPTNLDLIKSSIKPETKLVWIESPTNPLVKVADIEAIAQLVHGVREDLILAVDNTFLTSYFQRPLELGADLVCYSLTKYMNGHTDVVMGGITMNSEKLYNSLKFLQNAVGIVPSPFDCYQVNRSLKTLSLRMEQHQKNALKIAKYLEAHSFVEKVLHPSLPSHPQHKIALKQTYGYSGVFSFYIKGELKHSSAFLKALKVFTLAESLGGYESLAELPSIMTHASVPAEDRKTLGITDGLVRLSVGLEDAEDLIKDLEQALEIASKA
- the LOC6531055 gene encoding heterogeneous nuclear ribonucleoprotein U isoform X4; this encodes MDVAKLEKMKVVDLRNELQSRGLDTKGVKAVLVERLRAYVEGGAGDGENAPVTPSRRQRRTRSMSRSPSPVQAAPVAAEPVLDTLEEEEQAEEKSEPEREPAAEPEPEQSESEEAAEPAAATEDTTASQAVNEESQPEAEKSDEKSERDDKEEEKEEAVEEEVPAAVPQNEVADEPMEEDHDSAPVEQEPTQTDEPAEEKPAESTVAEHQSNGDSQKMDVDEEDAAAPKAEEETETAAKPEDQPQERRKRSHSRSKSRSRSGSRSPKQRSSVGDKRDSKAAAEERTVPEDEPTIEENKVGLSWFDSDLHLRIDPTTFASAKPLTSEIYSLIWSGARANYGVREGKVCFEVRLSEESLPENSNYFRDEPNVRGFRVGFSMPQSSLLLGEAEHSFGYCETGRKATQSEFTDYGKPYQLDDVIGCYLDLESEPCTINYTLNGDDLGVAFEFEKSILGEEGALFPHIVTKGYEYSVNFSDTEQLLVNAERPTRKRRKPRKDEDKDKDDDKDDNDGEKWKVLDEATADDDEVEKKDEDGKASSEKDEEEVEDPEKAKEIESAPKAESEAETKVEAPADAAKPETEATESSETAETSTENSGETAAVANGDAAAEKASDEKASEEKKPSETNDEEDEDGPSPNKRPKTDGDSEKAESEKDKDRTQTTEDEYEDVVPEPRDTVALLEGYVLIGLVPVEKLVSGPQRVGSRKECEVILLVGLPGAGKTHWAHKHVAENADKRYELIGPDAFISKMTIDGASRKTVHKGRWDKVYEICLNSLAALEDIAMKRRRNFILDQTNVYASAQRRKMKGFNDFKRIAVVCIPSEDELKRRIAEKEEKGNAFTVKESTINNLRANFTLPSLEFGWFDDINYTELTGDEAKSEVKKYNEKGKKAIDAERSRDKRSRGGRDNYRRDDRNRNRYNDDRRRDYGGQRHESRWSDSRRGGGGGGYSSNSGGGGGGGSRGYDNRRSYNSGSGGQQNWAQNSRRSGYDDRGYGGGGGGSGSRGYDNRNRGYAGGSGGGGGGGGGGGGGQQNWMQNNRRSGYDDRGYGSSRDYRDRDRGNERSRMGSNDRNRGSSQSSYRSGGGAHQQRDFRPGHRDTKEDSRGGYERSAGQSLPKYGNNTAVGGGYDQYKQQGGAPGGGKASLSGKWSTYSQHHQQQQAPQHQQTGVWQTQQQSQQYQQPQQAAAGQQQYWAYNQMQGYGNQQAWQSADPQQQQQWMSWWQQQQGSGGAAAGNGSGGSGVNVGGAAGNNDGGAANHYWSQYSYSTQSNAGADKK
- the LOC6531056 gene encoding peptidyl-prolyl cis-trans isomerase FKBP8 gives rise to the protein MDTEKSSSSSFEDLTNAEDTKDIRKVAAEEAAAGDGAAPASVSGDEPKTAEEDAEEECDILGNKQLIKRTIKKAPQDSLRRPIRGELVTVNFTGKLDNGTVVEKEINFQCHVGDYEVVQGLDMVLPMLQVGEVAQVSVDPRFGYGSLGLKKDGESTYLVPPDSHLTYEIELLDTKYEDFADLKSFEILRKYGTRKKERANFFYKRSEFTTAIHLYRRALDFLDNRDGDPEAEFDKEDLELSNSDTQTLLEDRLIVYNNLAMTQIKIAAFDAALQSVEHVLRCQPNNSKALYRKGRILEGKADTQGAIKLLQKVATLEPDNRAVQSDLARLFIKARREEHNEKEMYQKMLGQAKKMEQKTATRQKQPLVDNSKLKLLGYLMGSILIGVAGVAIYRYKY